One stretch of Periplaneta americana isolate PAMFEO1 chromosome 1, P.americana_PAMFEO1_priV1, whole genome shotgun sequence DNA includes these proteins:
- the LOC138696039 gene encoding retinol dehydrogenase 11-like, with the protein MLQCVLKSYALWAIVILFGVLKIYLKLTTGVYTSRKRLEGKTAIITGANTGIGKETARDLARRGTKVILACRDIDKGQKACDQIIASTGNPNVIVRHLDLSSLASVRKFANDIIKSESHLEILVNNAGAAGLGNKKTSDGLLIGMQVNHFGPFLLTCLLTGLMKKSVPSRIVMVSSIIHKYATFELDNLNSQSEKWIDDIKNFCCSKLANLLMANELSRRLKGTGVTVNSLHPGIVGTDIFRRLPSLVLSFTKILCNFFGKNPIEGAQTSIYLAVSEEVEGITGKYFADCKESSMSQTAMDEGLAKKLWEVSERLVGLKQEEMDL; encoded by the exons ATGTTGCAGTGTGTATTGAAGAGCTATGCTCTATGGGCAATTGTGATTTTATTTGGag TACTGAAGATTTATTTAAAACTGACCACTGGTGTGTACACAAGTCGGAAGAGATTAGAAGGCaagactgccattatcactggaGCAAACACAG GTATAGGGAAGGAGACAGCCCGTGACTTAGCTCGAAGAGGAACAAAAGTGATCCTAGCCTGCAGAGACATTGATAAAGGACAGAAAGCTTGTG ACCAGATCATTGCGAGCACTGGAAACCCCAACGTGATTGTTCGTCATTTGGATTTGAGTTCGTTAGCATCAGTTCGCAAATTCGCAAATGACATTATCAAATCTGAATCACATCTGGAAATTCTTGTTAACAATGCTGGTGCTGCAGGACTTGGAAATAAGAAAACGTCTGATGGACTCTTAATTGGAATGCAAGTCAACCACTTTGGTCCATTTCTTCTTACATGTCTTCTAACAG GACTAATGAAGAAATCTGTTCCCAGTAGAATTGTGATGGTATCATCTATCATTCATAAATATGCAACATTTGAACTTGATAATCTTAACTCACAATCAGAGAAATGGATTGACGATATTAAAAATTTCTGCTGCAGTAAATTGGCCAATTTGTTAATGGCAAACGAATTATCAAGACGACTGAAAGGCACag GTGTGACAGTGAACAGCCTGCACCCAGGTATAGTTGGCACAGACATATTCCGAAGATTACCATCGTTAGTGCTCAGTTTTACGaagattttatgtaatttctttggCAAG AACCCGATCGAAGGTGCCCAGACTTCTATATATTTAGCAGTTTCTGAAGAAGTAGAAGGAATAACTGGAAAATATTTCGCAGATTGTAAG GAATCCAGTATGTCACAGACTGCAATGGACGAGGGTCTTGCTAAGAAACTGTGGGAAGTAAGTGAGCGTCTGGTTGGCCTCAAGCAGGAAGAAATGGATTTATAA